The Pseudanabaena galeata CCNP1313 genome includes a region encoding these proteins:
- a CDS encoding DUF3172 domain-containing protein, whose translation MARRRYSSTLNQPPTEPKSNGTTTKLAIAGAIFAVGIGVGIALSTLNPTPRTVDAIRLDNLAPSRDFCNNYGASAMVMSSRVYVTLNPFNVFISQAEPEPGCVVLPNNWNVLLQKNVIKEADIRQCKDRMNTFGFTGDLDKAPVVDCIYESKDATEKFTNGLPAAPSPSPQP comes from the coding sequence ATGGCAAGACGTAGATATTCTTCAACTCTGAACCAACCTCCCACTGAACCAAAGTCAAACGGTACAACCACTAAACTCGCGATCGCAGGCGCAATTTTTGCGGTCGGTATTGGTGTTGGCATTGCTTTGTCTACGCTCAATCCTACGCCGCGTACAGTTGATGCGATTCGTTTAGATAACCTTGCGCCTAGCCGTGATTTTTGCAATAACTATGGTGCATCAGCTATGGTGATGAGTAGCCGTGTCTATGTCACCCTCAATCCCTTTAACGTGTTCATCAGTCAAGCTGAACCTGAGCCGGGGTGCGTAGTTTTGCCCAATAACTGGAACGTGCTATTACAAAAAAATGTAATTAAAGAAGCGGATATTCGTCAATGCAAAGACAGAATGAATACCTTTGGCTTTACAGGTGATCTAGACAAGGCTCCCGTAGTTGATTGTATTTACGAAAGCAAAGATGCTACGGAAAAGTTTACGAACGGTTTGCCCGCCGCACCTAGTCCTAGTCCCCAGCCATAA
- the isiD gene encoding protein IsiD: MVDNPSKDVVGEAPEVDPSKFTASDVAAIADRLERDDYASAFESLNDWHILRSLAFKGSELAEPYRHLLDLEAFDEC, encoded by the coding sequence ATGGTTGATAACCCTTCCAAGGATGTAGTAGGCGAAGCTCCAGAAGTTGATCCTAGTAAATTTACTGCGTCAGATGTCGCAGCGATTGCAGATCGTTTAGAGCGCGATGACTACGCCAGTGCTTTTGAGAGTTTGAACGATTGGCATATTTTGCGATCGCTAGCTTTTAAAGGCTCCGAATTAGCCGAGCCTTACCGTCATTTATTAGATCTTGAAGCATTTGATGAATGCTAA
- a CDS encoding MSMEG_0570 family nitrogen starvation response protein, whose translation MPEVRFQITWPDNSQDSCYSPSLIVKEYFAPDTEYDLVDFVERSRTALNIASDRVKAKYGFPCGLALGQLQEIEAKAAKFCEIKQPKVKVIKFNN comes from the coding sequence ATGCCTGAAGTCCGTTTTCAAATCACTTGGCCAGACAACTCTCAAGACTCTTGCTATTCACCATCTTTAATCGTCAAGGAATATTTTGCGCCCGATACTGAGTATGACCTAGTGGATTTTGTAGAGCGATCGCGGACTGCGCTGAATATTGCTAGCGATCGGGTTAAGGCAAAATATGGGTTTCCCTGTGGCTTAGCTTTAGGTCAATTACAGGAAATCGAGGCAAAAGCGGCGAAATTCTGTGAGATCAAGCAACCCAAAGTGAAAGTTATTAAATTTAACAATTAG
- a CDS encoding MSMEG_0565 family glycosyltransferase, translating to MPQFSKLRIALLTYSTKPRGSVIHTLELAEALQALGHQVCIYALDKDGLGFDRHLSCEVQPILAQPAPQEIDQLIQQRIQEFVDYLQNSNPDYDIYHAQDCISANALAILRSQGRIPHFIRTIHHIEDYNSHYLQACQDRSIREAELCLCVSAGWQTQIYEHYQIHAPRVINGVNLQRFSRDRNCTELQIKQKFGLTGSPIYLTVGGIEPRKNSIKLIQAFAQVLVDFPEAQLVIAGGATLFDYQDYRDQFMAIAQELDIAKSLIITGVLTDVELPVLYRCADAFVFPSAKEGWGLVIMEAIASGLPVITSNCTPFTEFLSEQQAVLIDPDDVEAIAQAMRLVPKPDFSQFLVQASQEILTKYTWENSAQMHTTHYAKMVLSS from the coding sequence ATGCCGCAGTTTTCTAAATTACGCATAGCTTTACTTACTTACTCTACAAAACCTAGAGGGAGCGTGATCCATACTCTAGAACTTGCGGAAGCATTGCAAGCATTGGGACATCAAGTATGTATCTACGCATTAGACAAAGATGGTTTAGGATTTGATCGCCATTTGTCCTGTGAAGTTCAACCAATTCTTGCCCAACCTGCACCACAGGAAATCGATCAGCTAATCCAGCAACGTATTCAGGAATTTGTGGATTACTTGCAGAATTCAAACCCTGATTATGATATTTATCACGCTCAAGACTGCATCAGTGCCAATGCTCTAGCAATTTTGCGATCGCAAGGACGCATTCCCCACTTTATCCGCACCATTCACCACATCGAGGACTATAACAGTCACTATTTACAGGCTTGTCAGGATCGTTCTATTCGAGAAGCTGAGCTTTGCCTATGCGTAAGTGCAGGCTGGCAAACCCAAATTTATGAACATTATCAAATCCATGCGCCGCGAGTAATTAATGGTGTGAATCTGCAAAGATTTTCCCGCGATCGCAATTGTACAGAATTACAAATCAAACAAAAATTTGGTTTAACTGGTTCACCAATTTATTTAACTGTGGGCGGGATTGAACCACGCAAGAACTCAATTAAGTTAATTCAAGCCTTTGCTCAAGTTTTAGTGGACTTCCCCGAAGCGCAGTTAGTAATCGCAGGAGGTGCAACCTTATTTGACTATCAAGACTATCGCGATCAATTTATGGCGATCGCACAGGAGCTAGATATCGCGAAATCCCTCATTATTACAGGCGTTCTCACGGATGTGGAATTGCCTGTACTTTATCGCTGTGCTGATGCTTTTGTCTTTCCCTCGGCAAAGGAAGGTTGGGGCTTGGTAATCATGGAGGCGATCGCTTCGGGTTTACCAGTGATCACTTCTAACTGTACGCCTTTTACGGAATTTTTATCTGAACAACAGGCTGTGCTGATTGATCCTGATGATGTGGAGGCGATCGCCCAAGCCATGCGATTAGTTCCTAAACCCGATTTTAGTCAGTTTCTAGTCCAAGCTAGCCAAGAAATTTTGACAAAATACACTTGGGAAAATTCGGCTCAAATGCATACAACACATTATGCAAAAATGGTATTAAGTAGCTAA
- a CDS encoding DUF29 family protein codes for MRNLENCGMDYIRKLASVETGLAIATFPMESPFTSEQTLDEDFLPED; via the coding sequence ATGCGTAATTTAGAAAACTGCGGCATGGATTATATAAGGAAGTTAGCCAGTGTCGAGACAGGATTAGCGATCGCTACTTTTCCAATGGAGTCTCCTTTTACTTCTGAGCAAACGCTAGATGAGGATTTTTTGCCTGAAGATTAG
- a CDS encoding PIN domain-containing protein, with the protein MSKTLALDTNILVRAVLGDKVSNLLEKYNNNCQFLTPNNCYQELERHLPQILQKRKFQSDISSQAIADLAKIVIPITEEDYLQYKNEAQRRIKARDPNDWEVVALAMHFDCPIWTEDKDFFGIGIATWNSQNVEIYLMQ; encoded by the coding sequence ATGTCAAAGACACTTGCCTTAGATACAAACATCTTGGTACGGGCTGTACTAGGTGACAAAGTTTCCAACCTCTTAGAAAAATACAATAACAATTGCCAATTTCTCACACCAAATAATTGCTATCAGGAACTAGAGCGTCACTTACCCCAAATTTTACAAAAACGTAAATTTCAATCAGACATATCATCACAGGCGATTGCTGATTTAGCCAAAATCGTAATCCCAATAACAGAAGAAGATTACCTACAATATAAAAACGAAGCTCAAAGACGCATTAAAGCAAGAGATCCTAACGATTGGGAAGTGGTTGCCTTAGCCATGCACTTTGATTGTCCAATTTGGACAGAAGACAAAGACTTTTTTGGAATTGGCATCGCCACATGGAACAGCCAAAACGTAGAAATTTATCTTATGCAATGA
- a CDS encoding ATP-dependent helicase, with protein MNGLSPEQSSIVYSPIGQAMQVLASAGSGKTRVLTERVRHIINNTKKDGVIALTFTNKAAEEMLNRLQDLEGVNERCWIATIHSVAQRILEQYGHTLKDVALPSELHIYDRDEDRKTIFIQSLRNEGIDIDKFLDVSDSKTKREREAKIQTRLGQFATVKRELLDEQEIINKYSENIKFLSIYRSYQKALFESGGIDFDDILVYAHKILLDNSWCGDIYRAKYKHICVDEAQDLNKSQYEFIKVLCGEKIQSVMMVGDPNQMIYGFNGSSNRYLLQNFLEDFSPTQYVLSKNFRSSKAVVNLANKIKQGSQSEYDFALEGRSEIKMLDDENSEAIWICNKIDELIQEKSNHEIEGDISLDKMVVIARNRFVFKTLEKHLKSRGINPLFNRGERQVEPSSTFGKVLDLAIRVRLNKKDWVDGKKLCTVLKIDSPDVWDDECILSKFAKNVLNTDIPIPDIQSKLLLEIQNLDINDPNIPKLCKCFAQLIEERKNETLNEFEENELERSLIELQEFKECWQKSKILGLGSLSSFRNAMALGQLNGNNGRSGLTLSTVHTMKGLEKDIVFLMGMCEGVFPDYRARSEQELEEEKNNAFVAVTRAKRWIYITFPRLRKMPWGDSKVQHPSRFIRDMQG; from the coding sequence ATGAACGGTTTATCGCCAGAGCAATCAAGCATAGTATACTCGCCAATTGGTCAAGCAATGCAGGTACTAGCTTCGGCTGGTTCAGGAAAGACTCGTGTTTTGACAGAGCGCGTAAGGCATATCATCAACAACACTAAAAAAGATGGAGTTATAGCATTAACTTTCACAAATAAGGCTGCGGAAGAAATGCTCAATCGACTACAAGACCTTGAAGGTGTTAATGAACGATGCTGGATAGCGACAATTCATTCTGTAGCTCAACGCATACTTGAACAGTATGGACATACCCTTAAAGATGTTGCTTTGCCTTCTGAGTTACATATTTACGATCGTGATGAAGATCGCAAAACTATTTTTATTCAATCTCTGCGAAATGAGGGCATAGATATTGATAAATTTCTTGATGTGTCTGATAGTAAAACAAAAAGAGAGCGAGAAGCTAAAATTCAAACTCGATTAGGACAGTTTGCTACTGTAAAAAGAGAGTTATTGGATGAGCAAGAAATTATTAATAAATATTCTGAAAACATCAAATTTTTGTCAATCTATCGTTCTTACCAAAAAGCTCTATTTGAAAGTGGAGGTATTGATTTTGATGACATTCTTGTTTACGCACATAAAATACTTCTTGATAACTCATGGTGCGGTGATATCTATCGTGCAAAATATAAGCATATTTGCGTTGATGAAGCCCAAGATCTGAACAAATCTCAATATGAGTTTATAAAAGTTTTATGTGGAGAAAAAATACAGAGCGTTATGATGGTTGGCGATCCCAATCAGATGATTTATGGTTTCAATGGCTCATCAAACAGATATCTCCTTCAAAATTTTCTTGAAGACTTTAGTCCGACTCAGTATGTTCTTAGTAAGAACTTTCGTAGCTCAAAAGCTGTTGTTAATCTGGCTAATAAAATCAAACAAGGTTCTCAATCAGAATATGATTTTGCTCTTGAGGGGCGTAGTGAAATTAAAATGCTAGATGATGAAAATTCTGAAGCAATTTGGATTTGCAATAAAATTGATGAATTAATCCAAGAAAAATCGAATCATGAGATTGAAGGTGATATTTCACTGGACAAAATGGTAGTTATTGCTAGAAATCGTTTTGTCTTTAAGACTCTTGAAAAACATCTTAAATCAAGAGGAATTAATCCTTTATTTAATAGGGGGGAACGACAAGTAGAACCATCTTCAACTTTTGGCAAGGTCTTAGATCTTGCGATTCGTGTACGATTGAATAAAAAAGATTGGGTAGATGGCAAAAAACTGTGTACAGTTTTGAAGATTGACAGTCCTGATGTATGGGATGACGAATGTATATTGAGTAAATTTGCTAAAAACGTTCTAAACACAGATATTCCCATCCCTGATATTCAGTCCAAACTTTTACTTGAGATTCAAAATTTAGATATAAATGATCCAAATATACCTAAACTTTGTAAATGTTTTGCTCAACTAATCGAGGAAAGAAAAAATGAAACATTAAATGAATTTGAAGAAAATGAACTGGAACGCTCTTTGATAGAGCTTCAGGAATTTAAAGAATGTTGGCAAAAATCTAAGATTTTAGGATTAGGTTCTCTTTCTTCTTTTCGTAATGCAATGGCGTTAGGACAGTTAAATGGAAATAATGGTAGATCTGGACTAACTTTAAGTACAGTGCATACTATGAAAGGATTAGAGAAAGACATTGTTTTTTTGATGGGAATGTGTGAAGGCGTTTTCCCAGACTACCGCGCTCGTAGTGAACAAGAACTTGAAGAAGAAAAAAATAATGCTTTTGTTGCTGTTACTAGAGCTAAAAGATGGATTTACATAACATTTCCTCGGTTGCGAAAAATGCCTTGGGGTGATAGTAAAGTGCAGCACCCATCTAGGTTTATTCGGGATATGCAGGGATAG
- a CDS encoding ATP-dependent nuclease translates to MNILIDTIRIAGFRGIKNLEMSLPRVTLLIGMNNSGKTSVLKALQLALGDYSRYLSEEDFYIGSDDKRADEIVVDVKIVPVDEQGDRIDTFDDDWQREFEDRIQSDANSRQYVALRTRSKLDKGGFDTSYSVLRVWTDGNNWLNAQVEIPNKKFLRLNGIQFIPIDAQRDIHQEIGEKSSLVRKVLSNIKYSKTEVDALEAMINELNDQAISKSNELATLKTNLENLNQSFESSGKAEITPFPRKIRDLSKYFSAHFGEDASSTFSMEYHGMGTRSWASMLIVNAFAELKKKEYEEEENLFFPILAAEEPEAHLHPNAQKTLYQQLEKFEGQVIISTHSPYVAAMAKQTELRYLKRTPDGITVRHLNPDLDQEERRRLQREVIHSRGEILFSKALVLSEGETEEQALPLLFKEYCGSEAFVKGVSFIGVGGKGIKYLPFLKFAKDFDIPVFIFSDGETEAVDQLKKTYDKVHGETDILVASNITILDSEDFEGYLVSCGCTEIIKYVICQQEGDDAIEVWIRKNQGQNDKKNKPPKDYTGIDGHEKALKEILDKGKVKYAPLIAEKLCKLEKEKLPPKILEFFQKLENGGII, encoded by the coding sequence TTGAATATTCTCATCGACACTATCAGAATCGCAGGTTTTCGAGGCATCAAAAATCTTGAGATGTCTTTGCCTCGCGTTACTTTGCTGATTGGGATGAATAATTCAGGAAAAACGTCTGTACTAAAAGCACTTCAATTAGCTTTGGGTGATTACTCACGCTATTTATCTGAAGAGGATTTTTATATAGGTAGTGATGATAAGCGTGCAGATGAGATAGTTGTAGATGTTAAGATTGTGCCTGTAGACGAACAAGGCGATCGTATAGATACATTTGATGATGATTGGCAGCGTGAATTTGAAGATAGGATTCAATCTGATGCTAATTCTCGCCAATATGTAGCACTTCGGACTCGTAGTAAACTAGATAAAGGTGGCTTTGATACATCCTACTCAGTGCTTAGAGTATGGACAGATGGCAACAATTGGCTTAATGCTCAAGTTGAGATTCCCAACAAAAAATTTCTTCGTCTTAATGGCATCCAATTTATTCCGATTGATGCTCAAAGAGATATCCATCAAGAAATTGGAGAAAAATCTTCGTTAGTTAGGAAGGTTTTGTCGAACATTAAATATAGCAAAACTGAAGTTGATGCATTAGAAGCAATGATCAATGAGTTGAACGATCAGGCGATCTCCAAAAGTAATGAACTTGCAACCCTTAAGACAAATTTAGAAAATCTTAATCAGTCATTTGAAAGTTCTGGCAAAGCAGAAATCACTCCTTTTCCACGGAAGATCCGAGATCTTTCCAAGTACTTCTCGGCACACTTTGGCGAAGATGCAAGCAGCACCTTTTCCATGGAATATCACGGTATGGGGACAAGAAGCTGGGCATCTATGTTGATCGTAAATGCTTTTGCCGAGTTAAAAAAGAAAGAATATGAGGAGGAAGAAAATCTTTTCTTTCCTATTCTCGCCGCCGAAGAACCAGAAGCACACTTGCATCCAAATGCTCAGAAAACTTTATATCAACAACTTGAGAAGTTTGAGGGGCAAGTAATTATCAGTACTCACTCGCCTTATGTAGCGGCAATGGCTAAACAAACAGAGTTGAGATATTTAAAGAGAACTCCTGATGGTATTACCGTTAGACATCTAAATCCCGACCTTGATCAAGAGGAACGGCGTAGACTACAGCGAGAGGTTATTCATTCTAGGGGTGAAATTCTTTTTTCTAAGGCTCTTGTTCTATCTGAAGGTGAAACTGAAGAACAAGCACTCCCTTTACTCTTTAAAGAGTATTGTGGCAGTGAAGCATTTGTTAAAGGAGTAAGTTTTATTGGTGTGGGCGGAAAAGGAATAAAATATCTTCCTTTTTTGAAATTTGCCAAGGATTTTGATATACCTGTGTTTATTTTTAGTGATGGAGAAACGGAAGCAGTCGATCAGCTAAAGAAAACCTACGATAAAGTGCATGGTGAGACAGATATTTTAGTAGCCTCAAATATTACGATCCTTGATAGTGAAGACTTTGAGGGATATCTTGTATCATGTGGATGCACTGAAATTATTAAATATGTAATATGCCAACAAGAAGGTGATGATGCTATTGAAGTCTGGATTAGAAAGAATCAAGGGCAGAATGACAAAAAGAATAAACCACCGAAAGACTATACAGGAATTGATGGTCATGAGAAAGCTCTCAAAGAAATTCTTGATAAGGGGAAAGTAAAATATGCACCATTAATTGCAGAAAAGCTTTGCAAACTTGAGAAAGAGAAGTTGCCTCCAAAGATTCTTGAGTTTTTCCAGAAACTTGAAAATGGAGGAATAATATGA
- a CDS encoding DUF1643 domain-containing protein has translation MKKGAVIDKTGLYRYSLWREWDIDKSKIVFIMLNPSKADASIDDPTLRRCISFAKFWDYGSLIVVNLFAFRSASPLELKKVDDPVGKQNDRYLKKAIKSADRVVVAWGNNGKLMQRDRFVLELLSKHNTQPHCLGITKAGYPRHPLYVMCSKEPIIY, from the coding sequence ATGAAAAAGGGTGCTGTCATCGATAAAACGGGACTCTACCGTTATTCGCTATGGCGAGAATGGGATATAGACAAGTCAAAAATTGTGTTTATTATGCTTAATCCGAGTAAGGCGGATGCAAGTATTGATGACCCTACACTGCGGCGATGTATTAGTTTTGCGAAGTTTTGGGACTATGGTTCGCTAATTGTCGTTAATCTATTTGCTTTTAGATCGGCAAGTCCTTTGGAGCTTAAAAAGGTGGATGATCCTGTTGGGAAGCAGAATGATCGCTATTTAAAAAAGGCGATTAAGTCAGCCGATAGGGTTGTTGTTGCTTGGGGAAATAACGGAAAGTTAATGCAACGCGATCGCTTTGTTTTAGAGTTGCTATCTAAACACAATACTCAGCCTCACTGTTTAGGAATTACAAAAGCTGGTTATCCACGTCATCCGCTATATGTGATGTGTAGTAAGGAACCTATCATTTATTAA
- a CDS encoding ATP-binding protein yields the protein MLDETRQSIYDRQVRIASLHLYQNVLKQEAWAAYGSLLRSLANYALDGHENSSRRLSYLFAYGRWFRAIAATGFNWRDYVISQILTSDNPFSQQAQTTDLNSLPVSLVVAAKHDLQVLEEISLWGGNKLVDCIEAFGDLPVAWQLTESDMSQISEAKRSLILKFQATDDWTQLLPELADYYKHSGTGIFTDYGAFRWHKGHLEGIAYPDLVQLSDLIGYESQRQTLYKNTEAFLAGYHGLHTLLYGSRGTGKSSMVKSLMYAYGDRGLRLIEVAKNDLKDLPIIADMLRQVPQKFIIFVDDLSFEEESEDYKALKVVLEGNLSAQPDNLLVYATSNRRHLLREYFSDRPTLSDLSNSKEVNPWDTMQEKLSLSDRFGLTLTFLQADQEIYLKIVHHLAKRAGIKLLDDDLNFRALQWATRHNGQSGRTAQQFVNFLQADLELNK from the coding sequence ATGCTTGACGAAACGCGGCAATCAATTTATGACAGACAAGTGAGAATTGCTTCACTACATCTGTATCAAAATGTATTAAAGCAAGAAGCATGGGCTGCCTATGGGTCGCTATTGCGTAGCCTTGCTAACTATGCCTTAGACGGGCATGAAAATAGTTCGCGGCGACTTTCCTATTTATTTGCCTATGGCAGATGGTTTAGAGCGATCGCTGCGACGGGTTTCAACTGGCGAGATTATGTCATCTCGCAAATTTTGACCTCCGATAATCCCTTTAGTCAGCAAGCCCAAACCACTGACCTTAATAGTTTACCTGTGTCATTGGTTGTAGCCGCCAAGCATGACCTGCAGGTTTTAGAAGAAATTAGTCTTTGGGGTGGAAACAAATTAGTTGATTGCATTGAGGCTTTTGGCGATCTCCCTGTGGCTTGGCAATTGACAGAAAGTGACATGTCGCAAATATCCGAAGCGAAGCGATCGCTGATTCTCAAGTTTCAAGCAACCGATGACTGGACGCAACTTTTACCCGAACTAGCTGATTATTACAAACATTCAGGTACGGGCATATTTACCGATTACGGCGCATTCCGTTGGCACAAAGGACATCTGGAGGGAATTGCCTATCCTGATCTGGTGCAACTATCCGATCTGATCGGCTATGAGTCACAGCGCCAAACTTTGTATAAGAATACAGAAGCTTTTTTGGCTGGCTATCATGGATTGCACACTTTGCTCTATGGCAGTCGTGGCACGGGCAAATCTTCGATGGTCAAGTCATTGATGTATGCCTATGGCGATCGCGGTTTACGTTTGATCGAAGTTGCCAAAAATGATCTTAAAGACTTGCCAATCATTGCCGATATGTTGCGCCAAGTTCCGCAAAAATTTATCATTTTTGTCGATGACTTGTCCTTTGAGGAAGAAAGCGAAGACTATAAAGCGCTCAAGGTAGTTCTGGAAGGAAATCTGTCGGCACAGCCTGATAATCTCTTGGTTTATGCCACTTCCAATCGTCGTCATCTATTGCGCGAATACTTTAGCGATCGCCCCACCTTAAGTGATCTCAGTAATAGCAAAGAGGTCAATCCTTGGGACACAATGCAGGAAAAGTTATCCCTAAGCGATCGCTTTGGTTTGACTCTCACCTTTCTGCAAGCCGATCAAGAAATCTATCTCAAAATCGTGCATCACCTTGCTAAACGTGCAGGTATTAAATTACTGGATGACGATCTCAATTTTCGAGCTTTGCAATGGGCTACTCGCCATAATGGACAATCGGGGCGGACTGCTCAGCAATTTGTCAATTTTTTGCAAGCAGATTTAGAGCTTAATAAGTAG
- a CDS encoding DUF7734 family protein has product MSANQGQQLETYSNQHPQEVLLVKLQIDGELDEVMIFKGFSSSLMRATAFDPDVPVISDRAEILNIDRLAAPYKPNQPNYLQQGIKWEQFQNYL; this is encoded by the coding sequence ATGTCGGCAAATCAAGGTCAACAACTAGAAACGTATAGTAATCAACATCCTCAAGAAGTTCTACTGGTCAAGCTACAAATTGATGGCGAACTTGACGAAGTGATGATTTTTAAGGGGTTTTCTAGCTCGTTGATGCGAGCTACGGCTTTTGATCCTGATGTACCCGTAATTAGCGATCGCGCGGAAATTTTAAATATTGATCGCCTTGCAGCACCCTATAAACCAAATCAGCCTAACTATCTCCAACAAGGGATAAAATGGGAACAGTTCCAAAATTATTTGTGA
- a CDS encoding ABC transporter ATP-binding protein, which produces MTANFWDIARYFKRYRTKAIWSITASSLFEIIDLTVPYAVGQILNVLSGRSLDYEINNFVMTMVSLFGQSINQTNSLITLSGLIFVVTVIRAPIQVWCANNFHWEIALKTRRDQTQKAIAKILTLPIEFYDENNAGRIAGRVARGLANHMWSYPEIAGQLIPKVVRIIGIFVIIYAIAWWISVFFLVSFILVLWGSLGKLKDLTKLEETLDIYQENTESRTSEIITNIKTVKAFANEAKEYKRQSDRLVREAKVSLWGIHIGYVKLGMVRDTVLEACQFVVFGAALFATFGGKMSIGHFITISTLASMAYSEIRPICLLAEVFARRYSSMLRFHEFMKQANGQDAAIALHPNTKYPQYRFDGKIEFHNLTFGYDRDRHVLENIQFTIEPYETVALVGRSGSGKSTLVKLLFRYFEPTNGGILIDGQGITELDITGYRKRLAIVHQEVDIFNGTLMDNLMYGNPTATFAEVQEACAIASVDEFLHLLPRGYNTIVGERGVRLSGGQRQRLGIARALLVNPDILVFDEATSSLDYESERSIQLAMRRIQGTRTTIVIAHRLSTVREADKIVVLDQGQIVEIGSHQQLLSQGGIYHRLHSLQETGELL; this is translated from the coding sequence ATGACAGCTAATTTTTGGGACATCGCACGTTACTTTAAACGCTATCGGACAAAGGCGATCTGGAGCATCACTGCTTCTAGTTTATTTGAAATTATTGATCTCACTGTTCCCTATGCAGTTGGGCAAATCCTGAATGTGCTATCGGGGCGATCGCTTGATTATGAAATCAACAACTTCGTCATGACAATGGTGTCACTGTTTGGACAGTCGATAAATCAGACGAATTCCTTAATCACGCTATCGGGTTTGATCTTTGTAGTTACAGTTATCCGTGCGCCGATACAGGTATGGTGTGCCAATAACTTCCATTGGGAAATTGCACTCAAAACTCGTCGTGACCAAACCCAAAAGGCGATCGCCAAAATCTTGACTTTGCCGATTGAGTTTTACGATGAGAACAACGCGGGACGGATTGCGGGGAGAGTGGCGCGAGGCTTAGCTAATCACATGTGGTCATATCCTGAAATCGCAGGGCAATTGATTCCAAAAGTGGTGCGAATCATTGGTATTTTTGTGATTATCTACGCGATCGCATGGTGGATTTCGGTCTTCTTTTTAGTGTCATTTATTTTGGTGCTATGGGGCAGTTTAGGAAAGCTGAAGGATCTCACGAAGCTGGAAGAAACCCTTGATATTTATCAAGAAAACACAGAAAGCCGTACTTCAGAAATTATTACCAATATCAAAACTGTGAAGGCTTTTGCCAACGAAGCCAAGGAATACAAACGCCAAAGCGATCGCCTTGTGCGTGAAGCAAAAGTATCCCTCTGGGGCATCCATATTGGCTATGTGAAACTGGGCATGGTGCGCGATACGGTTTTAGAAGCCTGTCAATTTGTGGTGTTTGGAGCCGCTCTCTTTGCAACTTTTGGTGGCAAGATGTCCATCGGGCATTTCATTACTATTTCCACTTTGGCAAGTATGGCTTATTCGGAAATTAGACCTATTTGCTTGCTAGCAGAAGTCTTTGCAAGGCGCTATTCTTCGATGTTGCGCTTCCATGAGTTCATGAAACAAGCGAATGGACAGGATGCGGCGATCGCTCTCCATCCCAACACCAAATATCCCCAATATCGCTTTGATGGCAAAATCGAATTTCACAATCTTACCTTTGGCTACGATCGCGATCGTCATGTTTTAGAAAACATCCAATTTACGATTGAGCCGTATGAGACTGTTGCCCTAGTCGGTCGGTCTGGCTCAGGCAAATCTACTTTGGTAAAACTGCTGTTCCGTTACTTTGAGCCAACGAATGGCGGGATTTTGATCGATGGTCAAGGGATTACGGAACTAGATATCACTGGCTATCGCAAACGTTTAGCGATCGTACATCAGGAGGTAGATATTTTCAATGGAACCCTGATGGATAATCTCATGTATGGAAATCCTACGGCGACCTTTGCCGAAGTCCAAGAAGCCTGTGCGATCGCTAGTGTTGATGAATTTCTCCATTTATTACCACGAGGCTATAACACGATTGTGGGTGAGCGGGGTGTGCGGCTTTCGGGAGGTCAGCGTCAGCGATTAGGGATTGCGCGAGCATTGCTAGTTAATCCTGACATTTTGGTATTTGATGAAGCGACTTCTAGTCTTGATTATGAATCCGAGCGATCGATTCAATTAGCGATGCGTCGAATTCAGGGAACTCGCACCACAATTGTGATTGCTCACCGTCTTAGCACTGTGCGGGAAGCTGATAAAATTGTGGTTTTAGATCAAGGTCAAATTGTGGAAATTGGTTCCCATCAGCAGCTTTTATCTCAAGGTGGTATTTATCATCGATTGCATTCGTTACAGGAAACAGGAGAGTTGTTATGA